A stretch of the Erinaceus europaeus chromosome 1, mEriEur2.1, whole genome shotgun sequence genome encodes the following:
- the RBIS gene encoding ribosomal biogenesis factor — translation MAKNKVRGQKPRNVFHIASQKNLKAKNKAKPVTTNLKKINIVNNEKVDRVNKAFLDIQKELAHFSTHLSFEPQQKQLVPQKCHENEPANVDEATRLMAQL, via the exons ATGGCCAAGAATAAAGTAAGAGGACAGAAGCCTAGGAATGTATTTCACATAGCCAGCCAAAAAAACTTAAAggctaaaaataaagcaaaaccagTTACCACTAATCTTAAAAAG ataaatattgtgaataatgaaaaGGTTGACAGAGTGAATAAAGCTTTTCTAGATATACAAAAGGAACTTGCACATTTCTCAACACATCTTTCTTTTGAACCTCAGCAGAAACAGCTG GTTCCACAAAAGTGTCATGAAAATGAGCCAGCTAATGTTGATGAAGCCACAAGACTAATGGCTCAGCTGTAG
- the E2F5 gene encoding transcription factor E2F5, with protein MAAAEPASSGQQTPPGQPGQRPQPPQVQPPPPHPQQQQQLQPPPLGGCGGGSSRHEKSLGLLTTKFVSLLQEAKDGVLDLKAAADTLAVRQKRRIYDITNVLEGIDLIEKKSKNSIQWKGVGAGCNTKEVIDRLRYLKAEIEDLEHKERELDQQKLWLQQSIKNVMDDSMNNRFSYVTHEDICNCFNGDTLLAIQAPSGTQLEVPIPEMGQNGQKKYQINLKSHSGPIHVLLINKESSSSKPVVFPVPPPDDLTQPSSQPTTPVAPQKSSTVTQNLLEQHVSERSQNLHQIPATDLSSGSISGDIIDELMSSDVFPLLRLSPTPADDYNFNLDDNEGVCDLFDVQILNY; from the exons ATGGCGGCGGCGGAACCGGCGAGCTCTGGCCAGCAGACGCCGCCGGGGCAGCCGGGGCAGCGGCCGCAGCCTCCGCAGGTGCAACCCCCGCCGCCGCAcccgcagcagcagcaacagctgcAGCCGCCGCCACTCGGGGGCTGCGGGGGCGGCAGCAGCCGGCACGAGAAGAGCCTGGGGCTGCTCACCACCAAGTTCGTGTCGCTGCTGCAGGAGGCCAAGGATGGCGTCCTGGATCTCAAAGCG gctgcaGATACTTTGGCTgtaaggcaaaaaagaagaatttaTGATATCACCAATGTCTTGGAAGGAATTGACCTGAttgaaaaaaagtcaaaaaatagTATTCAATGGAA GGGTGTAGGTGCTGGTTGTAATACTAAAGAAGTCATAGACAGATTAAGATATCTAAAAGCTGAAATTGAAGATCTAGAACATAAGGAGAGAGAACTTGATCAGCAGAAGTTGTGGCTACAACAAAGCATCAAAAATGTGATGGACGACTCCATGAATAATAG GTTTTCCTATGTAACTCATGAAGACATCTGTAATTGTTTTAATG gtgATACACTTCTGGCCATTCAAGCACCTTCTGGTACACAGCTGGAGGTGCCTATTCCAGAAATG GGTCAGAATGGACAGAAGAAGTACCAGATCAATCTAAAAAGTCATTCAGGACCTATCCATGTGCTGCTTATAAATAAAGAGTCCAGTTCATCTAAGCCCGTGGTCTTTCCAGTTCCCCCACCTGATGACCTCACACAGCCTTCCTCTCAGCCCACAACTCCAGTGGCTCCACAGAAATCCAGCACAGTAACTCAGAATCTGCTTGAGCAACATGTCTCTGAAAGAAGCCAAAATCTACACCAGATACCAGCCACAGACTTATCATCAG GGTCTATTAGTGGAGATATCATTGATGAGTTAATGTCTTCTGATG TGTTCCCTCTCTTACGGCTTTCTCCTACCCCGGCAGATGACTACAACTTTAATTTAGATGATAATGAAGGAGTTTGTGATCTGTTCGATGTCCAGATACTAAATTATTAG